CTTAGCCCTGTATCAGATGTAACCttttcagaaaacacattcaCCTTTCAACAAAATTACACGGATAACCTACTTCCAGGATGTGGGGCATGTCAAATAAtgtatttctttaaacttttattCAGTTAAAGACAACATAAGAATACAAGGAAATGTATAATACAAAATGTGCCATTGGAAGACGGAGAGAATCAAGTTTTCTCATTGTAATGtaatcatttttgtcacaacacAGAGTGCTACGTTGGACAATGGTCAGATTATTGGTAATCTTATACATCCACACTCCCATTTGTTGTAACTGTagtcatttttattgtattatgaTACTTGATACTGTGTCCCATTATCAAATGACCTTAATGAGTATCAATCATAATTGACATAATTCAACCTTTAGTTTAACTTGCAGTATTATGTCACCCATGTTCACACACTTTTTGTATTACCATTAAAATGCTTTTctgtataatatatagtatagtttatGTTCACTGTTTCCTAAGTAGTTCTCTTTTCATTGTTATTGTCAGAGgtcacaaaaagaagaaaaagaataattaatCTGGTTCTTCCTAGTCATAATCTACATAAACGACATCCTTGACTGCTCCATTAATTAAAACTGCTGCTAATTAGTTGTAGCTGTAAAcatgttatatattatttttgaaaataagtATACTAATTTGTGAGGTAACCTcggaaaggaaaataaacatgtttgactCCCTGTGTTATTTCTCCCCAGGTTCTCCACTGCTCTGGTCATGTCCGTGTTTATGAAACCCAGACTGAAAAGACCAACGAGAACACGGAGCCTCCCGTCCCCCACCTGGTTTTGATCTGTGACCCCATTCCCCACCCTTCCAACATCGAGGTCCCTCTGGACACCAAGACCTTCCTCAGCCGCCACACGATGGACATGAAGTTCACGTATTGCGATGAGAGGCGAGTTTGCTGGTTGAAGTGATTATTCTGTGCCTAAGAAGCTTACCGccattcagcttcttaaatgtgatgtcCTTCTCTATTATTATCACGGTTTTCATCAGCACAGTCTTACAGAGCCACCTAGTGTTCAGTGTAAATACTACAGGAACTtgatttctacatttctgttaaaacattatttttttttttttttgcttgtctAGGATCACTGAGCTCATGGGTTATGATCCAGAGGACTTACTGAATCGTTCCGTGTACGAGTACTATCATGCTCTGGACTCTGACCACCTTACTAAGACTCACCATAACCGTAAGTACAAGAAACTTTAATGTCTCTTAAACTATTCCAGCTGttacattttttacttttaagcaAATATGAAACTCTAAATTCCCCCTTTTTTACTTGTAGTGTTTGCAAAGGGCCAGGTGAGCACAGGACAGTACCGTATGTTGGCCAAGAGCGGAGGCTTTGTGTGGGTGGAAACTCAGGCCACTGTCATCtacaacaacaagaactcccAACCACAGTGTGTTGTCTGCGTCAACTTTGTGCTCAGGTACTAAAGAGTCACTTAAGTCTCCTGATTCTTCAGTGCTGTAATAATGAAGTAGAGAAGTATGATTTTGTATCGGCTTAACTTTGCCGTGTCTTTGTCCTCTGCTACAGTGGCATCCAGGAGGAGAAAATGATCTTGTCACTGGAGCAGACCACAGATTTGAAGCCTGTGaagaaggaggagcaggaacaggaaccggtgctggagctggaggaagaagaagaggctgtTGTGGTGGACAGCAGCCCGTCTGACATGTCTCCAACCCTGctgaaggaggaggacgaggaggacgaggagaaggAGGACAACGTCCCTGAGCTGGACGTGATCAAACTATTTACTCAGACTGCAGAGACCAAGCCAAGCTTGTATGACCAGCTGAAAGGGGAGCCTGAGGCCCTCACCCTGCTGGCCCCAGCTGCTGGAGACACAATCATCTCCCTGGACTTCAGCTGCCCtggtttgtgattttttttatttatttttttgtccacacTGAATCATCAAAGTTTCTATGTCAACATAAACCACTGTaactctcctctgtccttttccAGATTCAGAGATTCAGCTGCTGAGCGACGTCCCTCTCTACAACGACGTAATGCTGCCCTCCCCGGGCGACAAACTGGCTCTGTCTCTTTCCCCCCTGCCATCCAGCGAGCCTCTCTGTCTCGCCACCGCCTCTGATGAGTCAAAACCCGAGAGCTTTGCTCCAGCTCCGTCCTCTGCAGCAGCCAGCCATAGCGCCACAGAGGTAAGACTGAGGGGTCACGATACAGGAAATACACTATAAATGTGTTGAAGAGGGGAAGTAACCATTCACATATGCTCCCTGTAGACTGTCACTCCATTGGGCTTTTGTTTACCCATGGACTCCGATATGAGCTCAGACTTCAAACTTGACTTGGTGGAGAAGCTTTTTGCCATTGATACAGAGCCCAAGAGCCCCTTTACCACACAGGTAATAACACCAGGAGATACTGAGTTCTTTAATTGCACtgattcagtaaaaaaaaagttctctctctgaatttgacttttttccctcccctcaAGGAGATGGAGGATTTGGACCTGGAGATGCTGGCTCCCTACATCCCCATGGACGATGACTTTCAGCTGCGCAGTCTGACCCCGGATGAGCCTCTATCCCTCAAGAGTTCTCCGGTCCACATCACACAGGACGTCGGCAGCTATCCCAGCTCCCCATTCAGTTCACTGAGCAGTCGCACTGCTTCCCCATCTCCACCCGAGTCTGTGAACTCCCCTGCTACCAGCACTGCCAAAATGTATTAGTCTCCAAAAAGCTCTATACAGTATTACtcaatgtcatcacttttttttgtagggttataatataataatataatacccTTTGTTCTGCAGAACCCCACATTTGGACAAAGAAGTCTCACTCAGGACTCTGGCTACTCAGAACATACAGCGCAAAAGAAAACTTTGTGACCTAAAAGAGATGACCGAACACGTAAGTTCTTCTATCCAAACATGGTATTGTTATGTAAATTATTGTTATGTTTCCCGCTGATGTATGGAGAGTTTGAGCAAACGTGTCTGGTTTTTGCAGAGAAGTTTGCTTCATGAGCAACTGGACCAGGGCAAAAAGCTGAAAGCTGCCAATTTGGGATCAAcaaccaccaacaccaccaccaccatactCCTGCTGCCTTCAGGTAAATGAACTCGATCTGTGATCATCACTATTTGAATCTCTTTATCTTTAGCCTTGTTATTGACACAGTTCTTTGAAAAAGTAACCATGACCACGACCACTTCGTGCTGTATTCACACCAGGAAGCGACTTTTACAAAGATCGACGTGGACAGAGCACGTGtccactgtatttttttttattttttttatttctcctttatttaaccagataaaagacccattgtcAAGAGAAGAATCTAAATTCTGATATgttttctcttatttatttctttatttttttagatgTGGCGAGTCGTCTGCTCGGCACCACTTCAGAAGGCAGCGGTTCTCTCTTCTCCCTGCCACAGCTCACCCGCTACGACTGCGAGGTTAACGCCCCCGTGCAGGGCCGCCAGTACCTGCTGCAGGGGCAGGAGCTGCTGCGCGCACTGGACCATATTAACTGAGGCAATGCTTACTTTGCTTTACTGTTGGACAAGACTGGACACtacagtttctctctctctctctctctctgtcattgtCAACTCCCCTCTCCATGACCCTTGCCCCTTCACTCCCCCTTATTTATCTGTATGAGTTTGATAATAGTTTGGCTGCCGTTTGTGCACATCATGTGATATCTGCAGCATTCCACAGTGACAAACACCTTAGCAGCGTCTGGGTTTTTTGTGCAAGGGATTCAGGCATCATGAGTTGTTCactcgtttttgtttttccatgctCTCTCTTCCCCGAGAGTCTGTGAGCACACAGCGCCTCGATAGATGACCCCTTTCCCAGCCGGTCAACACGGAACCTGGCGCTACTGCCAGCAGTGTGTCCGTAAGCTTCAGTCGCACAATTTATATTttcttaaagaaataaaatattaccAGCAATATatattaagtctttttaaagtAGTTTTAATGGGATttgaacaattttattttttcttcccaTACATGTATGTTGTAGTACTTGTACTTACCAAGATGTCTCTAGTCTAAAagtatgaaaataatgtttaaatgttattctCATTTAATAGCGTTCAGTCTTTGggataaatacatttaattgtgTAGCAGCCCAGTACATGTCACTTTATTACtttactgtaagtgtgtgttactgtacaTATGCCAGGGATATTTTAATCTATTCAATATGGCTTCACCGCTTTGACTCGtactcaaaaaaagaaaagagggacgGATATCTCACGACTTGTTTGCTTCTCATGGAGgacatttttttctcatgtttctGATTTTTACTGCGTGGCTTATTCTAAGcagtttgaagaaaaaaagaaaaggaaaaaaaaagtggaagtgGATTTGCTACAATTCAGATTTTACATGTATGACTAATGTCATCGAAGTAGCATTGGTGAATTGTCGAACTTGTTTGCTCAGTTTAACAGCATCGCTCCATGCCACATTGTCTCACGCTTCTTGTTGCTGTCTAACATTAAATAGATTTAATAAAGTGCATTGTTTCCAGCTCTGATTAACTCCTTTTAacacatgttgtgtttcagtatGTAGAAACTCAAATTATTAAATGACCAGTCAACATTTTGTACATTGTACCTGCAGCCTGGAAATAAATACTGGACTGTTAGAAGAATAGACAATGACCTGATACATATtgcagaaacactttttttttttttttttaattaaggtAATAATGAATTCACAGCAGGTTTTTCCTTTGCAGTAATGACATATTTTACAAAGGTTTAAAGCACAGTGGGACACATTTCTTTCAATCGGAAGAACTGGTTCCAAAATATCTGCGTCACTCCGTGTACTCGGGAGTCATTTGCAGCCGAATCGACTCTTTCCCTCGCTGCACCACCATGGTGATTTTTTCACTGCTGTTAACAGCCTGGTAGATTTCCTCGGAAGTGTTCACCTCCACCCCGTTAATCTCCACCACAACATCTCCAGGTAACATTCCAGCTCTGAAACAAAACGAGTGACGGCACAGGTTTAATCGCTTCGATACCACCAAGTTTAAATACAGGGCGCCTTCGCTGCTTACCGGTTGGCCGGCGAGCCCATGATGACTCTGTGAATCAGGATGCCGTGTGTAACATCGGGGAACGACGGGTCCCTTAACTTTAGCTGGCCAATGATGCTGAAGCAAAGACGGAAATGTGGTTTCAAACCATAATTGCTGCAGGTACTGACGTTTCACTGCAGGCGTCTGGGAATGTTATGCATTTACCTCGGCGTCAGTGTCAGCATCATGACACCGATGTATCGCTGCTTTGTCTCCGACCTGCCGAACCAGGCACCTTGGGAGAAGATTGAAAAAAACATCCTTCAAAAGGGAGAAACATGGGACAGAAAGAGGGTGCTGTGAGTAGCTATTGATTTTTAAACATGCTCTTACTCTTCTTTTTCGATGCTTTGTCGAGAAAGGTTCTCAGTCGATCGGATGGAATAGCAAAGGAGATCCCTGCGGTGACCTTCATGGTGTTTATGCCAATGACTTCGCCGTCCTGATGAAAGACAGTCGCacagatgtttatttttcaacaaGGTTGTTTTCAGTATTATAGGGCTTAACAATTTGAGGAAAATACTGTTCTCTTGATTGGCCGTATATTTATTAAATTCAAACTTCTGTGCAGAATTCACTGTTTAATGggagcatttacaaaaatacataaaatctaATGCAGGAATAAGCTTTAACTGGCACAGCACATAGAACAACCAAAAAAGGAAACCGCTGTAACTACTGTAAATCAattcacagacagaaaacaccTTGCTTATAAACATGACACACAATGCTGGTCAGACCGGGCTATGTGATGATTAACACTGAACAACAAATCCTGTGACTCACCAAGTTTATTAAGGGACCTCCA
This genomic interval from Solea solea chromosome 18, fSolSol10.1, whole genome shotgun sequence contains the following:
- the hif1aa gene encoding hypoxia inducible factor 1 subunit alpha a isoform X2, yielding MDTGIVPEKKRVTSERRKEKSRDAARCRRGKESEVFYELAQQLPLPHSISSSLDKASIMRLAISYLRIRQLLSTDEPVAEEETELDMQLNSSYLKALDGFLMVLSEDGDIVYLSENVNKCLGMAQFDLTGHSVFDFTHPCDQDELREMLIHRTGTKKNKEPITERSFFLRMKCTLTSRGRTVNVKSATWKVLHCSGHVRVYETQTEKTNENTEPPVPHLVLICDPIPHPSNIEVPLDTKTFLSRHTMDMKFTYCDERITELMGYDPEDLLNRSVYEYYHALDSDHLTKTHHNLFAKGQVSTGQYRMLAKSGGFVWVETQATVIYNNKNSQPQCVVCVNFVLSGIQEEKMILSLEQTTDLKPVKKEEQEQEPVLELEEEEEAVVVDSSPSDMSPTLLKEEDEEDEEKEDNVPELDVIKLFTQTAETKPSLYDQLKGEPEALTLLAPAAGDTIISLDFSCPDSEIQLLSDVPLYNDVMLPSPGDKLALSLSPLPSSEPLCLATASDESKPESFAPAPSSAAASHSATETVTPLGFCLPMDSDMSSDFKLDLVEKLFAIDTEPKSPFTTQMEDLDLEMLAPYIPMDDDFQLRSLTPDEPLSLKSSPVHITQDVGSYPSSPFSSLSSRTASPSPPESVNSPATSTAKITPHLDKEVSLRTLATQNIQRKRKLCDLKEMTEHRSLLHEQLDQGKKLKAANLGSTTTNTTTTILLLPSDVASRLLGTTSEGSGSLFSLPQLTRYDCEVNAPVQGRQYLLQGQELLRALDHIN
- the hif1aa gene encoding hypoxia inducible factor 1 subunit alpha a isoform X1; amino-acid sequence: MDTGIVPEKKRVTSERRKEKSRDAARCRRGKESEVFYELAQQLPLPHSISSSLDKASIMRLAISYLRIRQLLSTDEPVAEEETELDMQLNSSYLKALDGFLMVLSEDGDIVYLSENVNKCLGMAQFDLTGHSVFDFTHPCDQDELREMLIHRTGTKKNKEPITERSFFLRMKCTLTSRGRTVNVKSATWKVLHCSGHVRVYETQTEKTNENTEPPVPHLVLICDPIPHPSNIEVPLDTKTFLSRHTMDMKFTYCDERITELMGYDPEDLLNRSVYEYYHALDSDHLTKTHHNLFAKGQVSTGQYRMLAKSGGFVWVETQATVIYNNKNSQPQCVVCVNFVLSGIQEEKMILSLEQTTDLKPVKKEEQEQEPVLELEEEEEAVVVDSSPSDMSPTLLKEEDEEDEEKEDNVPELDVIKLFTQTAETKPSLYDQLKGEPEALTLLAPAAGDTIISLDFSCPDSEIQLLSDVPLYNDVMLPSPGDKLALSLSPLPSSEPLCLATASDESKPESFAPAPSSAAASHSATETVTPLGFCLPMDSDMSSDFKLDLVEKLFAIDTEPKSPFTTQEMEDLDLEMLAPYIPMDDDFQLRSLTPDEPLSLKSSPVHITQDVGSYPSSPFSSLSSRTASPSPPESVNSPATSTAKITPHLDKEVSLRTLATQNIQRKRKLCDLKEMTEHRSLLHEQLDQGKKLKAANLGSTTTNTTTTILLLPSDVASRLLGTTSEGSGSLFSLPQLTRYDCEVNAPVQGRQYLLQGQELLRALDHIN